The genomic segment tattttgagctgtttacggatattttcagtttccatttttttttttttctataaatatcaataaaattttattcgttgggtaaaaaagcttgaaaatttaatacaaggttcatattatattgtttcaaagacagatcaaaaaaattaaaaatccatagtcacagtttttttttctgagaatctaaagttcaaatattgacaaaatacgtaaaaataacgaaaatttccaaattattttgagttcgaaattcatgaaaattttctttttaaatctaagatttctaactttaaaaaaaaaaaaaatgtgtactagcaaatcaaataaattttttatgagcaattgaaattcatatttttacaacatatggtatttactcgatttctcacgtaacaattttcttcttattttgttgtaattaaaaaaaaattactgtagatgtttgaaaatttcactgattgtatattagtattgtctataaactataacattttgaaaataatttgactatttttgagctgtgtacagacatggtcagttttcaatttttttagtttttttttctataaatatcaattaagttttatctgttgggccagaaagtgtaaaaaattaatacaaggctactgatttattgttacaatagcagttgaaaactattaaaaatacataagcacaatgtttttttataagcatttaacgatcgaattttgacaatatttatcaaatttaaaattgaataattatttcgtagttaaaaatttataaaatgttcaacttttatatctaagaattgataatataaaacaagatttcacgtatgtagttaattctgttaccaaaaaatctaaaaaatacataagcacagtttatttgtatagtcattATAAGcttaaatttggacaaaattacatattaaaaaacctggaataactattttagtttttttcttgtgattgtagaatattatttgtgggtctttgaaacttctaatatatactaatatactattatatatttatggtagTATCatgatttgttgttgatgtataatgcgttataagtaccgaatggatattgtgataaaattaatttagaattcattatagatacctattattgctaaatttttttataccatttagatacgtatataatatatcttatacctagactgacataccgtctccgctcagaatcgtttttcttatacagtgatattatatcattgaattcaaatttggataGTATCCATtgtacagtgacccacttgtaacctactgtacagcagagtgacatccacttacccacattttatatcatttaattcaaatttaataccattcattatacagtgacccacttgtaacctactgtacagcagagcgacatccacttgcccaacTTTTGTTTATTATGATTCTTATtgacacaaatatttttagatcgTTTTGCCAACAGCACCGCGTTCAGCCAGTTATAGATTTAACAGAGATACTTCCATCCGCTTATCCTACCGTAGAATGTGGTATTTGTAATGATAATGTTGTACCATCGACTTCACCGACTGCCATTTGGGTGCCTTGTTGCAGTGTTTGGTTTCACCGAGTCTGTGTTCAAGATCTGGCATTGCGTAGAGGCTACTTTATTGAATGCCCTAAATGTGAAAACGTCGATAAATTCAAGAGCCGAATTCTCCTACTCGGAATAAATATACCATCACTGTAAGACCGACTTTTATTTAccgtaatatttttcatatgcaATATGTTTGTACAAAACCATATAAGTAGTACTTgtatggaaaaattaaaaaagtattcaaaagtCACATTTTTAGcaaacaattataaactatttaaaatataattttcatagaagtagaatatattttaatattagttcatgGCTtagaaacaaatacaatttgtacaaaattgtattcttaTACATCAAagtgatacaaaatatattctgcttcagtatatgaaatttcaaatgttgtaattcaataaaaaataaaaacatacaaataaccattaaaaattgtgaacaaatttaaattttcatgataATTAAGGCAATttacttaaatgtttaaaagtaaaagaagttaattaaaaattcagtaAAAACCTAACTAGTAGTTTAAatcattattctataatatctaattgtacctattgtaaattaattattttaataaattctaagtCATGGTGTTTTAAGTTATGCATAATATGAATACgctttaaatagtttttattttataaagagtTAACCTAAACATTTAAATCACAGGTATGCCACTTGGGAGAAAAGAAGGTCTTCACAGAATGCTATACTGAATACTCTACAGAACAGTTTTGAAAAGTTCTCTGAAAGGTCCATACAATGCGATGCTACACGCTGTCTCTGTCCTCATGAAGGGAAACGTAACTTTCAAAATGAATtgtaagtaatttgttttaattataatcataattttaattttacgcaccaaagttaaatattaggtacagtaaattaatacaatactcCTTAAATAATTAGCACCTACCTAAATCGTGTGATATATTTGtgaaattgatatattaaagtaaatttaattcaaataatgttcactataaatgttcaacttattgtatctatcaaataaattatgaatgtaGAATAATATCCCTAACTctgtttatattctatatttctaacCATCATTGTAAGTTTTatgaatcaataataaattatcatccaAATTTAAATCTCACATTGTGTTTCATTCCATTTGTAtcaaattaggtataaattattcattacagTGCTGATGTAGAGTGATAACggatataacttaataaaatcaCCATTGCgctaaattatgattatactaATAGGTGGGAAGCAGCCTTAAAAAAGTTGAGACTCGCtgataacttaacttaaccttataaataataaattattttaattaaaatttccattgaaataatatattttataattttggatttgttaataaattaaaaacgtggTTTGTaggttctattattttatttacatttacctGAAATTCAACTCATTTTCAAAAGCTTTTATTAACATGATTGTCTGCTTTGTAATAAATCAAAGTCAAAAATGAATCTATGTTGACgtgtaatacctatacaatattacctaCCCTCGCAAGTTTAAAAATACCTTcttaattaattcttaatatatatccaaaattacatattttggtatataggtatgtttattatgttattgttattacactaCATATACAAATggcatttatatgtttttattttccaaaaagtCGATGGAAATTAGTTCTGTGCAGAACATGTGGGTACAGACAAACGCATGTAAGCTGCAGTTCAATTAGATTTGATGAGAAATGGAACTGCGAAGAATGCCAGACAATGATTACAAgtatgatttatcattattatggtattcattttttatatgctTTGCTTTATGAAACTCTCAACCGCTTAATAAAACGAATAACCAACTGATTacaagtttatatatttatgagtcTGTTGGCAAAAGATATCGTAGTGGCAGCTATTCCATAGTGCATGTCTTGCTTCAGCAACACTAACAATATTTGGTTGGCAGTTGGGTAACTGGGTGGGTGGTTTTATTGgtgtaacaaaattaaaaacaaaataatgcttAACACAGGGTCTGAGTATACATTGTAGgttgtattagttttaaaaatatcattgtgtatatgaaatataattctatttatatcggtacttaaaaaatacaagtccccacaattaatatatttttaaaataactaaaattgttatttttcgtttaattgaTCATACACATCCATATATCATATTTGTAtcatgcatttattatattttggtttttatgtaTGCAGAGTTACAGATggtaacaatacaatttataggtcTTTTCTCTACTGTGGTgtcttagacattttttttaaagatatcaaaatccataaatattaattattatttatttgactgTAGGTTAGGTACAAATAAAACTGCCTCATGAAACTATAAAAcgataatatcaatttaactaCCTAATTTAACAAAGAAAACGTTGTTCCactaattactttattattttacctagtttgatttaaataattgtgttacgtcccaactgacgtagatacatacaccaacgcagagatgaacacttgatgtattatgttatttttgagtgtttattaacaagtacaaaattacaatattataaatatatgacagtgagtggtgttacgacctgcctctaagtgtcttatgtgtattgtaaatatatgacagtgagtggtgttacaacctgcctctgagtgtcttatgtgtccctaaccgtctgacgagctcttgtcATGGGCTCGTATATATATGATCGGATCCTTTGGAGTGGGTGGTCGTTGTAGTGGCTAAATCCGGTCATGAGACAGAGTCCGGGTCTCGACTTGGTATGCTGGACGACTCGCATCCTCTGATTGTGTGTTGACATTCCCGAGGAGATACGTGTGACGATGCTTTTATGGTTTGATTGTTTCATACTATGCTTTTGCAACGATCTCcgcgtgatataatatactaattgtcttattagttacatccgttagatattgctaagaacgtgcgatacgctatacatagtttatacataattgatttatacgtaggtacgtaacaaTTGTTTAAAACTTTGAATAATGAATTTCAGATATTCCAGCAAGACGATTGGAATTACCTATTGATGGGAATGCTGTAGGTATTTCAGCAATTTTTGGTGATTTTGGTAAGATAATGATTCAAAgactaattagtaaaataaattgtattgaagctcagatacaataattatttaattattcaatttcagaTGCATATGGAATGGTTATTCGTAAAAAGGTAATGCGCATAACAAaacaatcatttattttaaatgtattagcaACCTTTACAACTAGAATAATGATTGTTATCTAAGTGTAGTACCTATGTTCCAATGGCCACTACAACTAATGTCACTAGGAGCTTGAAAGATATTATACTCATTTATTTGAAACAATAGACAAactattgtattgtaatatattgtatgatgtttaattataaaatacaatataatatgtttgttttatttatgacGATAACTTTATCTGCTAACTTCTTTATTctatcattttattaatttagcttTAGCGATTACATGACTAAATTTAAGTGGGTATCTATGactatttcttataaattaacaGCCtcgtttaattattgtaaattattgtaattaaaattttcaattatttttatagccgTACGCGTACATTCCGGGATACATTCAAAGACGAGAATAACGCTTCAGAGTCcgatatgtttatatttttttcattattttgtgattaagtttatactattacattttgaattatattggttaagtattcaagtatatataataactactaAAATACAATGTAACTATGATCTAACTAAAGTAATACCAATGTtaagttgtaacttataagttataagtaatatttgaatgtatagtttttttcattttttcttttttttattgtacctatattttgtaaccAAGTTTTTGTTtacatcattacatttttaatttgtatattaattgtaagtgttttattacatttcatataaacaataacactattttcaatacattcatcattttaTGCAAttacgaatttatttatatttgttttcattattaccTTGATACTGCTTCGTTATCATCTTTTCATATCTATCGCATGTGTTAAATATACGTACGGAATTCAAAATtgattgacataatatataagaaatatatcaCATGTCTTATGAATCAAACATTTAGATATCATGAATGTTAAGAGTGAAAAGATAGAAATTGAATACTGAAAAATCAGACACTCGTACAAGTGTTTAACAAATTAACGTTCacaatacttacataatataaacgaacacaatatttttgcaatttttcgattatgtaggtactttaaattaaaCACTGAAAAGTGAGTATGGGGGTGtgtctctgctgtacagaaggttacaagGTGGTCAATGTAATGGGTGGTGtgaaatttgaatccaatgttAGAATATTATCGTTGTaccaaaaaacaattctgagcggtggccgcggtttgtcagtctaggatattttataatattatgtttatattcttattattaacaCGGTAGCAGGAAAGttgaattaacattattttcataatatcatatttcaatatttttgtaaaacaatatactttaaattttgaataggtatccactaataatattttaaaaatttaacacaaaactACAATCCTTCTTTTtcgtttaaatacctaatttcgtccaaatatgaacaaaaaataactataaaaaaacctatttttttatatttcttggtTACAGAATAGCCTAATTATGTATGAGAATctcgttttaaatattcaatccttagctataaaaattaaacattttatacaattttaactaacaaattattttttaattttaaatttgatacattttgtctgaaatcaaactttaaatgcgtataaaaaaaaattggactaatgtttttttaatatttttcaactactgtTGTCACAATACAAGCATACATCAGGAACGTCAATcattgacaaaatcgattttattttttcgacgtAAATGTATGATTTAGCATTACTACAGGTACGTcgcacctgcatgtgttgtttcCATCTTACGCACGTCCGACAtggacaaaacgcatttaagcAGCTCAGAGTAGAACTCGCTCAATTTTGTGAGCATAATGACTTGATGACTTGCCCTCataaatattgtcacaattcaattttataatagttatttttactctagaatCGAAATCGAGCCAGTTCTACTCAGACTGAGTAAACCcattttgtctatgtcgtacgtgtgtaagacggagacaacacatgcggctGTGCTGCCATTTCATATGTAGAACAATAGACCATATTGTTACATAATTCAAACTTTCTTGTAGCCTGTACaatataaactgaaaaaattaattagcaaCAAATTCACAGCCCcatagtaatgactaatgagtttCAAGCAGTGGTTCGTGAAAACAAAacggaaaactaaaaaaaagggaGAGAAGTTGTCACGACCATTCCATATTATGAAGACCAATATATCCTATTGTATCACCGGCGTATCTGCTGCGGAATCTGAAGTATACCTATACCGTGACGTACCTACCGATTGGCCGACAAATCAATTCGCCGTCACACTATTTTGCTGACACCCGATTTGCattcattaaaaatgaataacttaaattgaaaactttaaatttttatttttaaatactacatatttaaaatagttttactataattttgagAGGTGTTCTAAATGTGTAATTGAACACAACATGTTCTAAATAGTCTTACTACATAAACTACATAGTTTATAGTTAAATCTACTATGCTGTGACAACTCCACttgaatgtatttaattaagatatatatatatatatatatactatatatgctTACAACATGTTGTTggataatttaatgatattctatattttttgataaatgtattattgtatgattCTACGTTTTcacagaaaatatatattaagccCTCTCTCTCGTGtacagtatttaaatataaagttaaaaaacatCCCTATACAAATATCTGTCTCACACGTGCCAGGGTATTGTACAtacattaatgttttaataaattgtaataatatataggcaaaaatatatatgttataaaataagaaacatatttttattattctttattacattttgtaatcatacatatgaacaaaataaaaattaatcaacaaacaGTGGCTTAGAATGTTTCAAAATGTTAGTGATGACTTGAATGGCTGCAGAAACGTCATATTTAGTTTTCATTCTTTCAGCTAAGGATTTTAGACAtaagagatttaaaaaaattatttatattaaggactattataataacagtatattgTAAGAGTTagatattcattataatttataaatatacatgaatATACATACCATTCATTACTTTGTACAAGTGTAATACTTTGAATGATCTTTTTGTTTTACCGTGAAAACTGAAATTTGACACCACATGTCTGGtaaaacataaatcaaaacaatttgaaaCCGCAGCACTCATTGAAAGATTTGATCCTGTTCGCAGGACCAAATAATTTTTCTGCAAAACATGTAAAGCATATCagaatatatcttatataaaatgtataatagatttTACTAGTTCTTCAGCATGACCGTTAAAGTTTGAAATTTCACTTTctggttttaaaatttgttctaCCAAATCTAAGTTGTCCATAGATTTTAATGGTAAAAAGTCAATAAAAGGTGTAGGTAAATTTGAGAGAGGTATAGCAGATTGAGAATGGTTAagcaatgtatttaattttttatcaaaattgctGAGAAAAGCTGAAACTCTTATTTGTtgtgtattgtataatgtaaattgaGTTAAGATGCAGTTTTCTCTTTTCATTATACTAGCTTTCAACTTATCTTTTTGTTTACAGCAACAATTCATATTGGAATTGGTCGGAATAAACTctgaagacatattataaattaaaatttatcgtTTTTGGTATTCATTTTAGTGATTTACCTGCAAGAGAATTATTGTTTTCCATTGCAGTAAGTGTCACATGATTATTATCTTCATTTGTATTTTCAACATGATTTGATTTTTCTGTAGGTTCaagctaaaatattgaaaaaattatattgatactttatactaataatcactaatattaactaatattacgGTGTTTATGTCAATTTCATAACTGCAGTAATTGTCATCATTCTCATCATCGATCATCGACATCACAAAATTCaactatctaaaaaaatatttataataataaatatgctttTTTCATCAAAgttaacaattatattgatttagttACTTTCTAATGAATTAGATACAACTTCAGCAGCAACTTCATTAGTTGTATGTAGATTAGCAGGGGTATTATTAAACACACTTTTTGTGACTGTCGAATCAAATTGTGAACCATCATTGTTAGAAGtttcacttaaattattattaatgatgttCTGCGTGATCTATTAAGCAGTTTTAAAATCacaaaagatatattttaagtagtgttattattttaccatatttagttttaatgtttCTTGTCCTTGATAATCAACTACATTTGCAATATTCTCATTCTTCTCTGTACAACTTGTTTTGGGTTAGCAATTTttcgttcaaaaatattattataaaattatactaatattatttgtgattataatattagtataacaatattataatattatcattacaaaatgctactAGGGAAACCCCACGAGGAAATTGAATTCTCCGGGGTTCCCGATGTCGAacaaattcaaacaaattacgcactaaatattgacaaaagaaAATTCGTGAAATTTCCATTATTTCCTTGTGGGGGGCTGTGGAAACGTTTCCTCAGCCCCCCATGGGGAAATTGAATTTTCCGGTATTTTCGATGCCGAACAAATTCCAAAACAgatcaaaaaaattcaaacaaataacgTACTAAATATTGCCAAAagaaaattcacgaaaattgatatgtggggggggggggggctggggtAACGTACGtcgtacctactatacctatgcGATAAATAAGTTGATTAAAATGTTCACGCATAAAAGTTATACCCAATAgtttgttttttgattatttttgagaaatttgagattattgtttagtatttaaaatattcttttctaaACTGTGTTGAGTTTGAAACAAACCGCTTGTCAACTTTATTGCATTtgtacatagtttatttttttacactaaaatgtttatattgcgCGTTTCGTTAAAAAGGTTCAGATGTCCTGCACGTGTGTACTTATACTGCAGTGACCCATTTCAGCTGTACAAcagtttaatgtaaaaaatatttatttttaatacatatattatattccatacaAATGGCTGTCAAATAAGACATACCAAAAGGTTTATATTGTCCAAATTCCATAATAAACACGATAGGAGTAATTCAAATTACCACTGAAGcgcttaatagttatattaagcATAAAAGTTATACCCAATAgtttgttttttgattatttttacagcGGATCACaaggtaattttatttcaggAAGCTTAGCAAATAAATTACAGCTACAATCCAGAAAGTCATCGCTACCGGTGAGCGGAATTGGAGAAAGCCGGGTCCAAGCGTTGTCGTACGTTGAAGTTTCAATTCAGTCAAGATTAAGGAATTATAGAGTAAAATTAGTGTGCTATGTTCTACCAACAATTGTCAGTAAACTACCAGCATATCCAAATCCCTCAAAGGGTTGACAGATCCCAGAAGAATTACTGTTTGATTTAGCAGATCCTTTTTTTTACGATCCTGGCTTCTGTAGACTTGTTAATCGGCTGAGAGTATTTTTTGACATAACTTCAACTACAACTGNNNNNNNNNNNNNNNNNNNNNNNNNNNNNNNNNNNNNNNNNNNNNNNNNNCATTagcaattttacaaatttcaagccATGTTGGTGATTCTAGTATTTTAGAAGCATAAGGTTTTCCATTTCCAGAAATATTGTGTCCATGatcgacaattaaaatatttcctttaattggaattttatttagattatatttcataattttaatatttttatttttattagtattatagtattcaaatttacaaaacttaacaaagatttcattatttaatattgagttttctatttcgttttgcatttcatttttttgtaatttattaaaatcattgatagTTGTTtccattgttttattatttattatatttttaatttttaaattaattttttaaatttctttttaatacattttgcaattaaatatgatatttcgatttttatttttgatagaacaattctattaaaaaatattttaattattattacgtttcaatttgtgaaaaaatattttaattattattgcatttcgattttgaaaaaaatattttggggtgattttgcaaaaaatattttaattattattgcatttagatttttatttttaatataacaattatattaaaaaatattttaattattattgcatttcgattttgaaaaaaatattttggggggatcatggcatttcaatttttaattattaataacataagttttgcgaaaaatattttaattattattacatttcgattttctgatctttttacacattgttttctttgtgatcttttattgatataatatggactgcgccagaacatacatatatatactacttatatgTTTGAACGACAGTCAGTTTGGATGGCTAGTCACTGGTGAGCTAGGAAAGGTGTGCTTAGCAGGAATTCGTACGGTGGGAGAAGCACTAGAAGAGAATTGGAGGGCGATGACTGACAGCGAGGAGTCATGCTTTGGACGCTCATCCAAAACAAACCAACGTTCCCAAGAAGAGGAAGAAACACTACAACATTTCCGTGATACGTTTCAGCGCAACCAAGATGGCCGATTTGTTTTACGTTTGCCAATAAAGTAAGAACACAGAAGTTTGGGCAATAGTCTAGCAATGGCAACCTCAAGATTTATAAACCTTGAAAGAAGACTACAGCGTGATGACCACTTGCGAAAAGAGTACACAAATTTCATGACAGAGTATATAAGCATGGGCCATATGCACGAAGTGATCGCATCAAAGGATGCTTGCTATTTGCCACATCACCCAGTCATAAAAACATCGAGCCTAACCACTAAAACTAGAGTAGTCTTTGATGCTTTGGCTAGAACGTCGAACGGCACCTCACTCAATGATGTGCTGAAGCGTGGTCCGACCGTACAAGaggacatttttttctattttgacAAGATTTCGGAAACATCAATATGTGTTGACAGctgatattgaaaaaatgttccGGCAGATTATGATTGCAGAGGAGGATAGACATTTACAGCAAATACTTTGGCGTGATCATCCTCATGAAGCACTTCGGACATACGCTTTAGCCACAGTAACGTATGGCACAACATCAGCATCCTTCATGGCCACTCAATGTCTTGTGGTGCTTGGAGAAGAAGCAAAGAAAAGTAGCGCCAAGATTTCGGAAGTCATCTTGCGTGACTTTTACATGGACGATCTGATGACTGGTTGTGACACTGAGGAGGAATGTATGCAATTACATGAGGGCATAGCCAGAATCCTGAACTCAGCAAAATTACCACTACGTAAATGGTGCTCCAATTCGCCATCAATTGTCGCGAGGATAGGCAAAAATCCAGATAATGCTTTTTTTATTCTAGATCTAGGAGTCGGCGATATTATAAAATCCTTAGGGCTTGGTTGGCAGCCTTTTGTTGATCAATTCAGGTTCAGTATCACGATTCCTGCAGACAGAGCAAATCTTACCAAAAGAAAGCTATTATCGGACTTgaaaatgaataacttaaattgaaaactttaaatttttatttttaaatactacatatttaaaatagttttactataattttgagAGGTGTTCTAAATGTGTAATTGAACACAACATGTTCTAAATAGTCTTACTACATAAACTACATAGTTTATAGTTAAATCTACTATGCTGTGACAACTCCACttgaatgtatttaattaagatatatatatatatatatatactatatatgctTACAACATGTTGTTggataatttaatgatattctatattttttgataaatgtattattgtatgattCTACGTTTTcacagaaaatatatattaagccCTCTCTCTCGTGtacagtatttaaatataaagttaaaaaacatCCCTATACAAATATCTGTCTCACACGTGCCAGGGTATTGTACAtacattaatgttttaataaattgtaataatatataggcaaaaatatatatgttataaaataagaaacatatttttattattctttattacattttgtaatcatacatatgaacaaaataaaaattaatcaacaaacaGTGGCTTAGAATGTTTCAAAATGTTAGTGATGACTTGAATGGCTGCAGAAACGTCATATTTAGTTTTCATTCTTTCAGCTAAGGATTTTAGACAtaagagatttaaaaaaattatttatattaaggactattataataacagtatattgTAAGAGTTagatattcattataatttataaatatacatgaatATACATACCATTCATTACTTTG from the Acyrthosiphon pisum isolate AL4f chromosome X, pea_aphid_22Mar2018_4r6ur, whole genome shotgun sequence genome contains:
- the LOC103309002 gene encoding PHD finger protein 7; its protein translation is MLEEYESHRMAQPQTAIQLYSQKVELNKSQNKKCMLCGHKEISQQLNSPLYMLNDVIVHYFCIMLSTKAVKNGSDKEGIWGYLLNDIRAEITRGSRVTCVYCNKKGATLSCIEAVNCRKQFHLPCGLKNGSMHHFFQPYKSFCQQHRVQPVIDLTEILPSAYPTVECGICNDNVVPSTSPTAIWVPCCSVWFHRVCVQDLALRRGYFIECPKCENVDKFKSRILLLGINIPSLYATWEKRRSSQNAILNTLQNSFEKFSERSIQCDATRCLCPHEGKRNFQNEFRWKLVLCRTCGYRQTHVSCSSIRFDEKWNCEECQTMITNIPARRLELPIDGNAVGISAIFGDFDAYGMVIRKKPYAYIPGYIQRRE